Proteins from a genomic interval of Oleidesulfovibrio alaskensis DSM 16109:
- a CDS encoding tetratricopeptide repeat protein has protein sequence MLWAFFSWGCKENDGRADLLALARTAFAEKQYIEAERHYERYLQLYPHAENRWEVWNKLVEIARGVRGKPSAAAELLESMYLEFGLEPQRAQSVLHDLASLYEELHRRDRALEVWLKYQTLPDLTDRQQAEAHRRAARIYRDRGEYDLALESLRACLDMELPQDMHARCVYELAQTDIYMNNYRRAESLLRELQGMTAAESTVRALGMLALADVLQHQKRYAEARNVLKGIQDSYPNPQVIETRLRMLDDKLNR, from the coding sequence ATGCTTTGGGCCTTTTTTTCATGGGGCTGCAAAGAAAATGACGGCCGTGCCGACCTGCTCGCTCTGGCGCGTACCGCCTTTGCCGAAAAGCAGTACATAGAGGCCGAGCGCCATTACGAACGTTATCTGCAGTTGTATCCCCATGCGGAAAACCGCTGGGAGGTATGGAACAAGCTTGTGGAGATAGCGCGCGGAGTGCGCGGAAAGCCTTCAGCGGCGGCAGAACTGCTTGAATCCATGTATCTTGAATTCGGGCTTGAGCCGCAGCGGGCGCAGTCTGTACTTCATGATCTTGCTTCGCTGTATGAAGAGCTGCACCGGCGTGACAGAGCGCTGGAAGTGTGGCTGAAGTATCAGACTTTGCCGGATCTGACAGACCGGCAACAGGCCGAAGCGCACAGGCGCGCGGCACGGATATACCGGGACCGCGGCGAATACGATCTTGCGCTTGAATCCCTGCGGGCCTGTCTGGATATGGAACTGCCTCAGGATATGCACGCCCGTTGCGTGTACGAACTGGCACAGACCGATATCTACATGAACAACTACCGCAGAGCCGAAAGTCTGTTGCGTGAGCTGCAGGGCATGACCGCAGCCGAAAGCACTGTGCGCGCTCTGGGCATGCTGGCACTCGCCGATGTGCTGCAGCATCAGAAGCGTTACGCAGAAGCGCGCAACGTCCTGAAGGGAATTCAGGACAGCTATCCTAACCCGCAGGTCATAGAAACACGCCTGCGCATGCTGGATGACAAACTGAACCGCTGA